CCTGCCCTCAACACCGGAAACTCTGACGTAGGCCCCGACTACCTTCCCGAAGGAAAAGGCGGAACCAATCCTCCGATCCTTGTCATGACTTGCGCTGAGGTATATCTTCTCCGTGCTGAAGGTGCGCTTATCGGCTGGAACATGGGTGGATCTGCCAAAGATCTCTACGAGACCGGTATCAGAATGTCCATGAAAGATCGCGTAGGCGCTTCTGACGCAGACATTGATACTTACCTCGCAAGTACTGCTACGCCTATCGCTACCGGCGATGCTTTCAACACTCAGCCTTCTACCGATGTATCGATCAAATGGGAAGATGGTGCTTCTCAGGAAAGAAACCTTGAGCAAATCATTACACAAAAATGGCTCGCTCTTTATCCTGACGGATGGGAAGCTTTCGCTGAAGTAAGAAGAACCGGATATCCTAAACTGATCCCGATTCTGAATTCTGACAACCCAGATCTCGGTGTGAATGACATCTTCAGAAGAATGACATTCGTTGATGGTGAATTCAGCAACAACCGCGCAGCTACTGAAGCTGCTCAAGGTCTGCCTGAACTCTCCGGCGGCGATAAAAACAGCACAAAAGTCTGGTGGGATAAAAAATAATCCGCCGAATCTTTTTGTTGAAATAAAAAAGGCACTAACCATATTGTTAGTGCCTTTTTTATTAAATTCTACTCCGTTTACGGGCTAAACACTACCAATCTAACCCCGCTCATGTATTACCGATTTTATCTTCTACTATCTTTCCCAATATTATTCATTGCCTGTGACAAAACACCGGAAAAACCCTTTTCCCTCCTTTCCTCCAATGAGTCCGGTATTAGCTTTCGCAATATCCTGCAGGAAAGCGATCAGTTTAATGTCCTCAATTATGGATATTTCTACAATGGAGGCGGTGTAGCCGTAGGTGATATCAACAATGACGGACTTTCAGACATTTACTTCACCGGCAATCTGGTTTCCAGTCATCTTTACCTCAACAAAGGAAACCTTTACTTTGAGGAGATTGCTGATGAAGCAGGAGTCAAAGCAGAAGGTCTGTGGAATACAGGCGTCTCCATGGCTGATGTAAATGCCGATGGCTGGCTCGATATTTACGTCTCCCGCTCCGCAGCTGCTAATCCTCAGTCTCGCAAAAACCTCCTTTTTATCAACAACCACGACCTCACGTTTACCGAACAAGGCGAACTTTACGGCGTTGCCGATCCCGGATATTCTACTCAGGGTGTATTTTTTGACTACGACCGCGATGGAGATCTTGACCTCTTTGTACTTAATCATTCTGTCCAGGAATACGCAGGCTTTTCCCAATTACTGCCGCAGTTGAAAAACAGGGAAAATGCCTTCTATGGCGATAAACTATACAGAAACGACCAAATCCCTCCTCCCGGCGAACCGCAGGGGAAGTTTAAAAATATCACCGATGATTCCGGCATTCTAACCAATGTGCTGGGATTTGGCCTGGGTGTGGGCGTAGCTGACTTCAACCGCGATGGCTGGCCCGATATTTATGTCTCCAATGACTATAATGAACCTGATTATCTGTATATCAATCAGCAAAATGGGGCATTCAAAGAAAGTCTCGCCGAATACCTCGACCATGTCTCCCTTTTCTCCATGGGCTCTGATATCGGCGATATCAACAACGACGGGCTACCCGATATCCTTTCTCTGGACATGTTGCCCGATGACCCCTACCGGCAAAAAATGAGTACCGGAGCAGATAATTATGAAAAAAATCAAAGACTGGTTTCCTCCGGGTTTCAGAAGCAGTTTATGCGCAATATGCTTCAGATCAATAATGGCAATGGCACATTTACGGAAGCGGGACAACTGGCCGGAATTTCCAACACAGACTGGAGCTGGGCTGCCCTGTTTGCCGATTATGACAACGATGGCTTCCAGGATTTATTTGTGACCAATGGCTATAAAAGAGACTATACCAATATGGACTTTATGGCCTTTGCCGCAGATGAAAAAATCAAATCTGAAAAGGAAAACAATTCCATCGCTGTTAAAGACCTGCTCTCCAAAATGCCGCCTATCGACGTTCACAACTACATATTTAAAAATAACGGCGACCTGACTTTTACAGAGAAAACCAACGAATGGGGGTTTGAAAAAATATTCCTCTCCAATGGGGCCGCTTACGGTGATCTCGACAACGATGGCGACCTGGACCTCGTGGTTAATAATGTCAATGAAACTGCTTCTGTTTACAGAAATAATCTCACCCGATCTGATAGCAGCCATTTTCTCCGGATCAAACTTCATGGAGAAGAAAACAACCGGTTTTCTACGGGCGCTGAAGTTTGTGTCGTGATAAAAGAAGCAAATAAGCGCATCAGCCAGACCCTTATCCCTGTGCGGGGATTCCAGTCGTCGGTTGAACCCATACTGTTTTTTGGTCTGGGGAAAATCTCAGAAATTCAAAAAATAGAAATTCGATGGCCCAACGGAGAATCCCAGACGATCGATTCACCGCCAATAGATACCTTGCTGGAAATCAAGCAGCAAAATGCCGTGTTTGCCGGGAAAGAAGAGGAGATCCCGCCCTTATTCTCTACCATTTCATCGCCGCTTCCATTTGAATATCAACATCATGAAAATCCATTTGTTGATTTCAAAACCCAGCCGCTGATTCCTCATTTCCTCTCAACGCAGGGCCCCAAAATAGCCAAGGGAGATGTAAACGGAGATGGAAAAACAGATCTGTTTATCGGTGGCGCTAAAGGTTTTTCCGGGGAAATATTGCTGCAACAGGCCGATCAAAGCTGGAAACCATTCCCCCAACCTGCCCTTGAAGCTGATGCAGCCTCAGAAGATATGGAAGCACTATTTTTTGATGCAGATAATGATGGTGATATGGACCTGTATGTAACCAGCGGTGGTTATGAATTTGCGCCTGATGATCCGGCACTCCAGGATCGTCTGTACATCAACAATGGAAAAGGAAACTTTAACCTGTCCGTAAATGCATTACCCGCCATGCTTACTTCTACCGCATGTATCAGTGCAGCAGATATTGATGGCGATGGTGATCTGGATCTGTTTGCAGGGGGAAGACTTATTCCCGGAAATTACCCTTTGCCTGCCAGAAGTTATGTGCTGGAAAATGATGGGAAAGGGAATTTCTCAGATATCACTCAAACCCTTTGCCCTGCACTGCTTCAGCCGGGAATGGTGACAGATGCTCTTTGGAGCGATATCAATGGGGATACCCGCCCTGATCTTGTTGTTGTTGGGGAATGGATGCCTGTGCGGATGTTTATCAGAAAAGAAACGACGCTCGAGGAAATTACCGGCACAAACGGCCTGGAAAACTCACAGGGGTGGTGGAATGTTCTCTCAGCAGCAGATATGGACAATGACGGCGATATCGACTTCGTAGCAGGCAACTACGGGCTTAACTCACAGATCAAAGTAAGCCAATCAGAACCGGCAACCATTTACACCAAAGACTTTGACGACAATGGTACCATCGACCCGATATTGTGCTATTTCCTTGAAGGGAAAAGTTATCCCATGGCATGGAAAGACGATCTGATCGGACAACTGCCTAAGCTAAAAGGAAAATTTATTAAGTACAGCGACTATGCTTCAGCGACAATTTCTGATATTTTTTCTCCTGAAGAGCTGGAAGGCGCGGAGGTATTAAATGCCCGTACATTTGCTACTTCCTATATCGAAAATCTGGGAAACAATCAGTTCCGCCTCACTCCATTACCCATTCAGGCTCAGGTTTCTCCGGTTTATGCCATCACCCTCGAAGATGTAAATGCAGATCAGTATCCGGATATTATCCTGGCGGGCAACCTCAGCGGAACCCGTGTAAAGCTGGGTGCTTATGACGGCAATCACGGCGTAATCCTGGCGGGTAATGGCAATGGGACATTTTCCACAATAAATCCTATGCACGCCGGCCTTAAAATAAAAGGCGACGTCAGGGACATGGTTTTTGTGGGAGACCAAAAGGGGAAAATGCTGATCGTCGTTCGCAATAATCAAGAGCCAGAATTCTATCGTCTTAATCAATATCTTCCTTAAATGAATTTACAGGGCAAAAATATACTCGTTACCGGCGGCGGGGGATTTGGGGTGGGATCAGGCGTGTGTCAGGCCGTTTTGAATCTGGGTGGAAAATTGTTTATCAACGAAATATCCGCCGAAAAAGCCCGGGATGCCGCACAAAAATACCCAGGCGCAATTCCTGTCGTAGCCGACGTCTCCGACATGGACCAGGTTGAAAATATGTTTCACGAGATCAATCAAAAACACGGCATGATCGATGGATTGGTCAACAATGCGGGTATTGGTCTAAGCAAAAATGCACATGAAGTTTCAGTAGAAGAGTTTACCCATTTGTATGACGTCGATATTAAAGGTGTCTGGCAAATGTCCAAAGTATTTGTCAATCAGTTACTTCCCACTGGAAAACCTGGCGCCATTGTCAATATAAGCTCTGTCCACGCCAAAGCCACATCGCTTCGTTATGCGATCTATTGCAGTGCAAAAAATGCGGTAGAAGGCCTGACCAAAGGTATGGCCGTCGAATTGGGTAAACAAAATATCCGGGTAAATGCCGTAGGCCCCGGACTTGTCGATGCCGAGCAAAATTACGACCTGATCCGTACCTGGAACCCCGATCCCGAAAAATGGATCCACAATCATACACATGACCAACAAGTGCTCCGGCACCTGATCCAGGCGATAGATGTGGGCAATACCGTGGCTTTTTTACTTTCAGATATGAGTCGATCCATCACCGGACAAATTCTCATGGTGGACAATGGGATGACGCTTACCTTATATAATAATTCATTTGTCGAATAAATGAAAATTAAACAAATCACCTGTTACGAAGTCATCGTACCCGCCTTTCCGGAGCGGATTGCAAGCAAAAGCATTCATAAACCCCTGCACAAACTGCCGATTGGCGCGAAGGCCGGATGGTCTGTACAATTTGACGAGATCTCAAAAATCATTCTCCGGATGGAGATTGACAATGGTGTCATCGGATGGGGAGAATTGTACAGAAGTCATGACTGGAATGTAGTAGCAGATATTGCGGGCATACTCATTGGCAAAGACTTGCGCACACTCCATTTACAAAAACTTCCTTTTACTTTCTGCCGAGAATACGACGGGTTTGAATGCGCTATATGGGATGCTTTTGCAAAATCCCACAATATGCGGGTAGTTGATTTGCTCGGCGGCCCTGTTCAGGAAAAAGTGCGGGTTGGCGCCTGGTCAAGCCATCGATTGACGGAAGAAATTGCAGACCTCGCCCATGAGTTTGCAGCCATGGGATATGATTGCCTCAAATTCAAATGCGATCTTGAGGATGATGTTGTGAGTTGGTGCCGTATTATCTCCGAAACTGCTCCCGGTATGCAGGTGATTCTTGACCCCAACGAGCGATGGGAATTTACTTATGAGACCCGGAAAAGAATGGACGGACTGGCAGAAGTGGGAAATATGCTTTGCCTCGAAGATCCTATTCCCCGCTGGCAGCTTCACGACTACGCCTCACTTCGGAATTATAGTTCTGTGCCGATGTGTCTGCATGTATCACTTCCTTATATACTTCACGGTCAGCGAGTGAAAGATGCCATCCAGGCGATCCGGCTGGATGCCGTCGATGGATTTAATTTCAATGGCGGGCTGGCGAAGTTTCAGCAACTCGACCACATCGCAGATGCGGCGGGCCTGCCGTGCTGGCACGGATCGGAAATTGATCTGGGCATTCTGGAGGCGATGTATGTACATTCATCCGCCGCTGCGGCTTCCTGCATCTGGCCCGGAGACATATTTGGCCGGTTGATCCGCACCCACGATTTACTGGAAAAACCCATTCGGCTGGAGCCGCCATATGTCTATTTGCCCGAAGGGCCCGGACTGGGCGTAGTACCCGATATGGCTGCCATTCAGGAATTTACCCAACTAAAACGAATATTTGAATAAATATGAAAATACAGAACCCATTCCCACTGACAGACTCTGACCGCTATCAAATATGGGAAATGCTTGTCATGCGCGACATTGAAGCTTTTGCAAAAGCTGACTGGTCGATGGTTGCAGATGATTTTATTGAAGAAGGATTTATGGGTACAGACGCCCGGAGACTTTCCAACCCCGATTCATGGACTTTGGCTTTTCCTGATTTGCAGGCTTACCGGGAAGAATGGATCAGGCAGGCAGAAATTTTCGGACAGACAGACTGGGCGGAAAACCCGCTGGAAGCCCTCCATAGAATCACGACCATGCGGGATATAGAAATCAACGGCAACAGCGCGCTGGTAAGGAAAAAGTTTGACGGCAAGATCCTGAAAGCGAGCGGAGAAGCCGATACCCTCAGCTGGCAGACCCTTTATCGCTGCCGGAAAGTAAACGGGCAATGGAAAATCGCAGGCTTTACCGGGTATATGCCCAATCCCATGGGGCAAAGTCCGGCAGCAGACCGCCCGGCGAGGGCGGTTCCGGCAGGCGCTTCGCAGCACAAAACAGCCGGACCTTATTCGCCGGTTTTGGTGATCAATCCACATCAGATCGTAGTCATCTCCGGGCAGGCAGCCATTGATCCGGAGGGCAATATCATTGGAGATACTATTGAGGAGCAGGCTGCCTATACCATTGAAAACTGTTTAAAACAGTTGGAGACTGCCGGATGCAGCGCACGAGATGTTTTTAAGGTAAATGTTTACCTTACTGACCTGGCCAACTGGCCGCGGTTTAATGAAGTGTATAAAACCTATTTTCCTGATCCAAAACCCGTCAGGACTGCGGTACAGTCAGGATTACTTTATACGCTGTTGGTTGAAATTGAACTTTGGGCTGTAAAAAAATAATATGTACTGGGACCAACTTACTTCTCCTGAAATTGACGCACTGGAACGAAGCATTCCCGTCATTCTGCCTGTAGCAGCCACCGAACAACACGGGGCTCATCTGCCTTTGGCAACAGACCGCATGATCGGAGAATATTTCTGTAAAATGGTCAATGAAGAAATCGGAGATAAAATGCTGATTTTGCCAACGGTATCGGTAGGCTGTAGCGAACATCATATGGAATTTGCCGGCTCATTGACGGTTTCTCATGAAAGCTTTATGCATCAGGTTGAGGATATTCTCCAGTCCGTAGTCGTACACGGATTCAAAAATATTATTATCCTCAACAGCCATGGCGGAAACCAGGGTATAGGTACAGTGATTACAGAAAAATTCGGGTTCCGAAATCCCGGTATCAAACTGACATTTGCCACCTGGTGGCGAATTGCCGGAGAGGCACTTTTTCCACTCAACGAAACGGGCCCCGGCGGTGTTGGTCATGCCTGCGAATTTGAGACCTCCCTCATGCTACTGATTGCCCCAGGTTTGGTAAAAACCCATCTGATAAAACAAGGCGCAAATCAGGCGACCTTTCCGTGGGCCGAAGGCGATATGCTTCGGGGCCCCAAAGCAGGATTTTACCGTACGATGCGGGACATGACACCCAACGGCGTTTATGGCGACCCACGAAAAGCCAGCACAGAAAAAGGCTGGGAAATCAGTCGGGTGGTTACAGAAGCCATGATTCAGCTCATCACCGACTTAAGAACCATAAAATGATTACGACCGAAACCCCCATTGGCAAGCGACTATTGTCGCTCGACCTGTTTCGCGGAGCGACGATGTTTTTGCTCCTTGGAGAATCCGCAGAAGTGTACCGCGCGTTGACCGACGCTGCCGGCGACAGCGGCTTTTTTCACCTGGTCATGCAGCAGTTTGACCATCACCCGTGGAACGGGCTGAGATTCTGGGATCTGATCCAACCATTTTTTATGTTTATCGTCGGGGTCGCCATGCCCCTCTCCCTCAATAAACGACTGGAAAAAGGTGAGTCGTGGAACAGCGTTTTCAGACATATTCTCTTCCGGTGCGGGATGTTGTTTTTGTTTGGGACAGGTCTCCACTGTGTATATAGTGGAAAACTTGTATGGGAGCTTTGGAATGTACTTACCCAGTTGTCATTCACCGTGCTGGTTACCTTTCTGCTATTACGTCATACCTGGAAATTGCAGTTGGGGGTATCATTAGGACTTTTGCTTCTGGCCGAAATTCTTTACCGCGTGTATGATCCGGCAGCCCCCTTTGTAAAAGACGCAAACTTTGGCTCCTGGTCAGATATGTTGCTGATGGGAAAAATCAATAACGGCGGCGGATGGGTTACGGTAAACTGCATTTCTACTGCCGCACATACCATCTGGGGCGCAATGGCAGGAAACTTCCTGCTGTCAGCAGCTTCTCAAAAAGAAAAAATCAAAACATTACTCATTTTCGGAGGCATCGGGCTGTTTGTCGGCTACAGCCTCGACTGGCTGAGCATTACCCCAATTGTCAAACGTATCGCAACTACCTCGTTTGTGTTTGCTTCGGGTGGGTGGGCCTTGCTCACGCTTACAGCTATGTTCTGGCTGGTGGACGTAAAAGGTTATCAGAAAAGTGTATTTTTCTTCGCCGTCGTGGGGATGAACTCCATTTTCATCTATATTTTCGCCAATATCGGTGCCCATTGGGTCGATCATCTGGTCCACATTTTTAATGATGGGGTATTGGGCGGAATTGGTTTTTCCCCGCTGTTCTATAATATTACCAATGCCCTGCTTGTCTGGGGTATATTCTGGTACCTGACCTATTTCCTCCACAAACATAAAATCTACTTCAGGATATGAATCGCCCATATATACTAATCCTGCTGCTGGCATTATTATCCGCATTCCCGGGTTATACACAAACCTACAGTCCAAATTGGGAATCGCTCGACAGCCGGCCCATCCCTGACTGGTTTCAGGATGCCAAGCTGGGGATTTTTATCCATTGGGGGCCGTATTCGGTTCCGGCATGGAGTCCCAAAGGGACCTACTCAGAGTGGTATCAATACTGGATGCAAAACCGTACCCTGTTTGGAAACGGTAAGTTTACGGGAACGGAGGTTTACGATTACCATACCCAAAAATACGGGCCACACTTCAGTTACTTCAACTTTGGCGACATGTTTACGACCCAATCATTTGATGCCGATGAATGGGCCGAACTCCTTTCCCAATCAGGAGCAAAATACGTTGTCATTACCACCAAACACCACGATGGGTTTACGCTATGGCCCAACAAAAACGCCAGTGAAAGCCGGGGGTATCCTTGGAACAGCCTCGACTCAGGCCCCAAACGCGACCTGATCGGCGAGCTGAGCGAAGCGATGCACAAAACCAGCGTAAAGCTTGGTTTTTACTACTCCCTGTACGAATGGTTTCACCCCTGGTATCTGACAGACAAAGAGAAATATGTCAACGAATATATGCACCCCCAGTTTAAAGATTTGATTGAGCGCTATCAGCCCGACATTGCCTGGGGAGACGGCGACTGGGAACTGGAAGCAGAAGAATGGAAAACACCCGAACTCATCGCCTGGCTTTACAACGAATCTTCGGTCAAAGATAAAATTGTCATTAATGACCGCTGGGGAAAAAGTACAAGAAACCGTCACGGCGGATATTACACCGCAGAGTATGAGTCAGGATTGAATGCCGATCACCCCTGGGAAGCTTGCAGAGGCATGGGATTCTCTTTCGGCTACAACCAAAATGAAGATGTACAGGACTACAATTCTCCTCAAACATTGATCCTTCTGCTTACAGATGCGGTCAGCCGGGGCGGCAACCTGCTACTCGACATCGGGCCAGATGGTAACGGAAAAATACCAGTTATCATGCAGGAAAGATTATTGCAAATGGGTAAATGGCTGAAAGTCAATGGAGAAGCCATCTACGGAACCCGCGCATGGAAAAGACCGGTACAATGGTCGGCGGGTGAACAGGATTACAAACCCGACCAACATTACCTCGGGGGCGACTTTATACTCAAACAGACCATCGACCCCGAACCTGGATATGCAGTGAAAGAATTGTTTTTCACCCAAAAAGACGATGTTTTGTATGCAATATCTCCACGTTGGACAGGCAAAGAAATGATCATCAAAGATTATCATCCCAAACCCAACGCGACAGTCACCCTGCTGGCAACCGGTCAGAAACTCAATTGGAAAAACCGGGGGAAAGACATGGTGATAATGCTTCCCGAATTTGACCCAAACCGACTCAAACCGGAAATGCAGTACGCTTATGCTTTTAAAATACAATAGCCCCAAAATCCTGCTGGTAAGCCTAATCAGTTTTGCCTTTTTTTCCTGTGGAAAGAATACAGAAATCAGCAGCCGACAGCCCAATATTGTGCTGGTACTTGTAGATGATCTCGGTTGGCGCGATGTAGGCTTTATGGGCAGCAAATTGTACCAAACGCCACAGATAGACCAGTTGGCACGAGACGGAATGGTCTTTACCCAGGCTTATGCAGCCTGTGCCGTGTGTTCTCCCACCCGGGCATCCATCATGACGGGAAAGTACCCGGCCAGACTGGGAATCACAGACTGGATCAGGGGAAGTGCCTCTGGTGTAACCATTCCTCCCGAC
The Bacteroidia bacterium DNA segment above includes these coding regions:
- a CDS encoding VCBS repeat-containing protein, whose amino-acid sequence is MYYRFYLLLSFPILFIACDKTPEKPFSLLSSNESGISFRNILQESDQFNVLNYGYFYNGGGVAVGDINNDGLSDIYFTGNLVSSHLYLNKGNLYFEEIADEAGVKAEGLWNTGVSMADVNADGWLDIYVSRSAAANPQSRKNLLFINNHDLTFTEQGELYGVADPGYSTQGVFFDYDRDGDLDLFVLNHSVQEYAGFSQLLPQLKNRENAFYGDKLYRNDQIPPPGEPQGKFKNITDDSGILTNVLGFGLGVGVADFNRDGWPDIYVSNDYNEPDYLYINQQNGAFKESLAEYLDHVSLFSMGSDIGDINNDGLPDILSLDMLPDDPYRQKMSTGADNYEKNQRLVSSGFQKQFMRNMLQINNGNGTFTEAGQLAGISNTDWSWAALFADYDNDGFQDLFVTNGYKRDYTNMDFMAFAADEKIKSEKENNSIAVKDLLSKMPPIDVHNYIFKNNGDLTFTEKTNEWGFEKIFLSNGAAYGDLDNDGDLDLVVNNVNETASVYRNNLTRSDSSHFLRIKLHGEENNRFSTGAEVCVVIKEANKRISQTLIPVRGFQSSVEPILFFGLGKISEIQKIEIRWPNGESQTIDSPPIDTLLEIKQQNAVFAGKEEEIPPLFSTISSPLPFEYQHHENPFVDFKTQPLIPHFLSTQGPKIAKGDVNGDGKTDLFIGGAKGFSGEILLQQADQSWKPFPQPALEADAASEDMEALFFDADNDGDMDLYVTSGGYEFAPDDPALQDRLYINNGKGNFNLSVNALPAMLTSTACISAADIDGDGDLDLFAGGRLIPGNYPLPARSYVLENDGKGNFSDITQTLCPALLQPGMVTDALWSDINGDTRPDLVVVGEWMPVRMFIRKETTLEEITGTNGLENSQGWWNVLSAADMDNDGDIDFVAGNYGLNSQIKVSQSEPATIYTKDFDDNGTIDPILCYFLEGKSYPMAWKDDLIGQLPKLKGKFIKYSDYASATISDIFSPEELEGAEVLNARTFATSYIENLGNNQFRLTPLPIQAQVSPVYAITLEDVNADQYPDIILAGNLSGTRVKLGAYDGNHGVILAGNGNGTFSTINPMHAGLKIKGDVRDMVFVGDQKGKMLIVVRNNQEPEFYRLNQYLP
- a CDS encoding creatininase family protein, producing MYWDQLTSPEIDALERSIPVILPVAATEQHGAHLPLATDRMIGEYFCKMVNEEIGDKMLILPTVSVGCSEHHMEFAGSLTVSHESFMHQVEDILQSVVVHGFKNIIILNSHGGNQGIGTVITEKFGFRNPGIKLTFATWWRIAGEALFPLNETGPGGVGHACEFETSLMLLIAPGLVKTHLIKQGANQATFPWAEGDMLRGPKAGFYRTMRDMTPNGVYGDPRKASTEKGWEISRVVTEAMIQLITDLRTIK
- a CDS encoding mandelate racemase/muconate lactonizing enzyme family protein, which encodes MKIKQITCYEVIVPAFPERIASKSIHKPLHKLPIGAKAGWSVQFDEISKIILRMEIDNGVIGWGELYRSHDWNVVADIAGILIGKDLRTLHLQKLPFTFCREYDGFECAIWDAFAKSHNMRVVDLLGGPVQEKVRVGAWSSHRLTEEIADLAHEFAAMGYDCLKFKCDLEDDVVSWCRIISETAPGMQVILDPNERWEFTYETRKRMDGLAEVGNMLCLEDPIPRWQLHDYASLRNYSSVPMCLHVSLPYILHGQRVKDAIQAIRLDAVDGFNFNGGLAKFQQLDHIADAAGLPCWHGSEIDLGILEAMYVHSSAAAASCIWPGDIFGRLIRTHDLLEKPIRLEPPYVYLPEGPGLGVVPDMAAIQEFTQLKRIFE
- a CDS encoding DUF5009 domain-containing protein, coding for MITTETPIGKRLLSLDLFRGATMFLLLGESAEVYRALTDAAGDSGFFHLVMQQFDHHPWNGLRFWDLIQPFFMFIVGVAMPLSLNKRLEKGESWNSVFRHILFRCGMLFLFGTGLHCVYSGKLVWELWNVLTQLSFTVLVTFLLLRHTWKLQLGVSLGLLLLAEILYRVYDPAAPFVKDANFGSWSDMLLMGKINNGGGWVTVNCISTAAHTIWGAMAGNFLLSAASQKEKIKTLLIFGGIGLFVGYSLDWLSITPIVKRIATTSFVFASGGWALLTLTAMFWLVDVKGYQKSVFFFAVVGMNSIFIYIFANIGAHWVDHLVHIFNDGVLGGIGFSPLFYNITNALLVWGIFWYLTYFLHKHKIYFRI
- a CDS encoding alpha-L-fucosidase, with amino-acid sequence MNRPYILILLLALLSAFPGYTQTYSPNWESLDSRPIPDWFQDAKLGIFIHWGPYSVPAWSPKGTYSEWYQYWMQNRTLFGNGKFTGTEVYDYHTQKYGPHFSYFNFGDMFTTQSFDADEWAELLSQSGAKYVVITTKHHDGFTLWPNKNASESRGYPWNSLDSGPKRDLIGELSEAMHKTSVKLGFYYSLYEWFHPWYLTDKEKYVNEYMHPQFKDLIERYQPDIAWGDGDWELEAEEWKTPELIAWLYNESSVKDKIVINDRWGKSTRNRHGGYYTAEYESGLNADHPWEACRGMGFSFGYNQNEDVQDYNSPQTLILLLTDAVSRGGNLLLDIGPDGNGKIPVIMQERLLQMGKWLKVNGEAIYGTRAWKRPVQWSAGEQDYKPDQHYLGGDFILKQTIDPEPGYAVKELFFTQKDDVLYAISPRWTGKEMIIKDYHPKPNATVTLLATGQKLNWKNRGKDMVIMLPEFDPNRLKPEMQYAYAFKIQ
- a CDS encoding RidA family protein, which gives rise to MGQSPAADRPARAVPAGASQHKTAGPYSPVLVINPHQIVVISGQAAIDPEGNIIGDTIEEQAAYTIENCLKQLETAGCSARDVFKVNVYLTDLANWPRFNEVYKTYFPDPKPVRTAVQSGLLYTLLVEIELWAVKK
- a CDS encoding SDR family oxidoreductase, yielding MNLQGKNILVTGGGGFGVGSGVCQAVLNLGGKLFINEISAEKARDAAQKYPGAIPVVADVSDMDQVENMFHEINQKHGMIDGLVNNAGIGLSKNAHEVSVEEFTHLYDVDIKGVWQMSKVFVNQLLPTGKPGAIVNISSVHAKATSLRYAIYCSAKNAVEGLTKGMAVELGKQNIRVNAVGPGLVDAEQNYDLIRTWNPDPEKWIHNHTHDQQVLRHLIQAIDVGNTVAFLLSDMSRSITGQILMVDNGMTLTLYNNSFVE